In a genomic window of Clavelina lepadiformis chromosome 7, kaClaLepa1.1, whole genome shotgun sequence:
- the LOC143466220 gene encoding lactadherin-like, which produces MSSEELCLAGVKSGKVRDDEMTASSIHPHSNYAPHEGRLDGESGRYWLPHPSKYWTPGEWLQVDLRTPTTVTGVVTQGAAGLWVTSFKISFGNSTNQLQVIQDVDGNDMIFQGNTDSDTHVQNIFPNPIKAKYFRLIVVTFNRGIVLRLDYLTC; this is translated from the exons ATGTCGTCTG aGGAATTATGCTTGGCTGGTGTGAAAAGTGGGAAAGTGCGAGATGACGAAATGACCGCGTCGTCGATCCACCCTCATTCTAATTATGCTCCTCATGAAGGAAGATTGGATGGAGAGTCAGGAAGATATTGGCTTCCTCATCCATCAAAATATT GGACGCCAGGAGAGTGGCTTCAGGTTGACTTGAGAACTCCGACCACAGTGACAGGTGTAGTCACCCAGGGAGCTGCGGGTTTGTGGGTGACAAGCTTCAAGATATCATTTGGAAATTCAACCAATCAGCTGCAAGTGATAcaagatgtcgatggaaacGACATG atTTTTCAGGGCAACACTGATAGCGACACTCACGTGCAGAATATATTCCCGAACCCAATTAAAGCTAAATACTTCAGACTTATTGTCGTCACCTTTAATCGTGGCATCGTCTTACGTTTGGATTATCTGACTTGTTAA
- the LOC143465317 gene encoding EGF-like repeat and discoidin I-like domain-containing protein 3, translated as MTSIIAAFLALVFAVNLATFVLSQNEQICLPVPRDALGILESRGPRGPSGKRGIPGPQGTHGAKGNPGPPGQCQCDLSEVVELKKRLDTLDRLHEALREEVCLAGVKSGKVQDDEMTASSINSHPNHVAHGGRLDGEKVWFPHSSKYQTPGEWLQVDLRTPTRVTGVVTQGSSSYWVTSFKISFGNSTNHLQVIQDVDGNDMIFQGNTDSTNHVQNIFPNPIKARHFRLTAVTFRRGIFLRLDYLIC; from the exons ATGACGTCAATAATAGCTGCTTTCTTAGCGCTGGTGTTTGCTGTTAATCTGGCGACATTTGTGCTGAGTCAAAATGAGCAGATTTGTTTGCCTGTTCCACGTGATGCTCTAGGAATCCTGGAAAGTAGAGGCCCGCGAGGACCATCCGGTAAACGGGGAATACCAGGACCTCAAGGCACGCACGGAGCAAAGGGGAATCCCGGTCCACCTGGCCAGTGTCAATGCGATCTAAGCGAAGTTGTCGAGCTTAAGAAAAGGTTGGATACGTTGGATCGTTTACATGAAGCTCTTCGAG AGGAAGTTTGCTTGGCTGGTGTGAAAAGTGGAAAAGTGCAAGATGACGAAATGACCGCATCGTCGATCAATTCTCATCCTAATCATGTTGCTCATGGAGGAAGATTGGATGGAGAGAAAGTTTGGTTTCCTCATTCATCAAAATATC AGACGCCAGGAGAATGGCTTCAAGTTGACTTGAGAACTCCGACCAGAGTGACAGGTGTAGTCACCCAGGGAAGTAGTAGTTATTGGGTGACAAGCTTCAAGATATCATTTGGGAATTCCACCAATCACCTGCAAGTGATAcaagatgtcgatggaaacGACATG attttCCAAGGAAACACTGATAGCACTAATCATGTGCAGAATATATTCCCGAACCCAATTAAAGCCAGACACTTCAGACTTACTGCCGTCACCTTTCGTCGTGGTATCTTCTTACGCTTGGATTATCTCATTTGCTAA
- the LOC143465708 gene encoding EGF-like repeat and discoidin I-like domain-containing protein 3: MTSIIAAFLALVFAVNLATFVLSQNEQICLPVPRDALGILESRGPRGPSGKRGIPGPQGTHGAKGNPGPPGQCQCDLSEVVELKKRLDTLDRLHEALREEVCLAGVKSGKVQDDEMTASSINSHPNHVAHGGRLDGEKVWFPHSSKYQTPGEWLQVDLRTPTTVTGVVTQGSSSYWVTSFKISFGNSTNHLQVIQDVDGNDMIFQGNTDSTNHVQNIFPNPIKARHFRLTAVTFRRGIFLRLDYLIC, translated from the exons ATGACGTCAATAATAGCTGCTTTCTTAGCGCTGGTGTTTGCTGTTAATCTGGCGACATTTGTGCTGAGTCAAAATGAGCAGATTTGTTTGCCTGTTCCACGTGATGCTCTAGGAATCCTGGAAAGTAGAGGCCCGCGAGGACCATCCGGTAAACGGGGAATACCAGGACCTCAAGGCACGCACGGAGCAAAGGGGAATCCCGGTCCACCTGGCCAGTGTCAATGCGATCTAAGCGAAGTTGTCGAGCTTAAGAAAAGGTTGGATACGTTGGATCGTTTACATGAAGCTCTTCGAG AGGAAGTTTGCTTGGCTGGTGTGAAAAGTGGAAAAGTGCAAGATGACGAAATGACCGCATCGTCGATCAATTCTCATCCTAATCATGTTGCTCATGGAGGAAGATTGGATGGAGAGAAAGTTTGGTTTCCTCATTCATCAAAATATC AGACGCCAGGAGAATGGCTTCAAGTTGACTTGAGAACTCCGACCACAGTGACAGGTGTAGTCACCCAGGGAAGTAGTAGTTATTGGGTGACAAGCTTCAAGATATCATTTGGGAATTCCACCAATCACCTGCAAGTGATAcaagatgtcgatggaaacGACATG attttCCAAGGAAACACTGATAGCACTAATCATGTGCAGAATATATTCCCGAACCCAATTAAAGCCAGACACTTCAGACTTACTGCCGTCACCTTTCGTCGTGGTATCTTCTTACGCTTGGATTATCTCATTTGCTAA